A part of Escherichia marmotae genomic DNA contains:
- the ybdG gene encoding mechanosensitive ion channel YbdG, which produces MQDLISQVEDLAGIEIDHTTSMVMIFGIIFLTAVIVHIILHWVVLRTFEKRAIASSRLWLQIITQNKLFHRLAFTLQGIIVNIQAVFWLQKGTEAADILTTCAQLWIMMYALLSVFSLLDVILNLAQKFPAAKQLPLKGIFQGIKLIGAILVGILMISLLIGQSPAILISGLGAMAAVLMLVFKDPILGLVAGIQLSANDMLKLGDWLEMPKYGADGSVIDIGLTTVKVRNWDNTITTIPTWSLVSDSFKNWSGMSASGGRRIKRSISIDVTSIRFLDETEMQRLNKAHLLKPYLTSRHQEINEWNRQQGSTESVLNLRRMTNIGTFRAYLNEYLRNHPRIRKDMTLMVRQLAPGDNGLPLEIYAFTNTVVWLEYESIQADIFDHIFAIVEEFGLRLHQSPTSNDIRSLAEAFKQ; this is translated from the coding sequence ATGCAGGATTTAATATCCCAGGTTGAAGATTTAGCGGGTATTGAGATCGATCACACCACCTCAATGGTGATGATTTTCGGTATTATTTTTCTGACCGCCGTAATAGTGCATATTATTTTGCACTGGGTGGTACTGCGTACCTTCGAAAAACGCGCCATCGCCAGCTCACGGCTGTGGTTGCAAATCATTACCCAGAATAAACTCTTCCACCGTTTAGCTTTTACCCTGCAGGGGATTATCGTCAATATTCAGGCGGTATTCTGGCTGCAAAAAGGCACCGAAGCGGCTGATATCCTGACCACCTGTGCGCAGTTGTGGATCATGATGTATGCGCTGCTTTCAGTCTTCTCCCTGCTGGATGTTATTTTAAATCTGGCTCAGAAATTCCCGGCGGCAAAACAGTTGCCGTTAAAAGGGATATTTCAGGGGATCAAACTGATCGGCGCGATTCTGGTCGGCATATTAATGATCTCACTGCTGATTGGTCAGTCACCGGCAATTCTGATCAGTGGTCTTGGCGCGATGGCTGCCGTACTGATGTTGGTGTTTAAAGATCCGATTCTTGGTCTGGTTGCAGGGATTCAGCTTTCCGCGAACGATATGTTGAAACTGGGCGACTGGCTGGAGATGCCAAAATACGGCGCGGATGGCTCAGTGATCGATATCGGCTTAACTACCGTCAAAGTGCGTAACTGGGATAATACCATTACCACTATTCCCACCTGGTCGTTAGTATCCGACTCCTTTAAAAACTGGAGCGGGATGTCAGCCTCTGGCGGTCGACGTATTAAACGCAGTATCAGCATTGATGTCACCAGTATTCGTTTTCTTGATGAAACCGAAATGCAGCGGCTGAATAAAGCGCATTTGTTGAAACCCTATTTAACCAGCCGCCATCAGGAAATTAACGAGTGGAATCGCCAGCAAGGTTCTACGGAGTCAGTATTAAACCTGCGCCGAATGACCAATATTGGAACGTTTCGCGCCTATCTGAACGAATATCTACGCAATCATCCGCGGATTCGTAAAGATATGACCTTAATGGTGCGCCAGTTAGCTCCCGGCGATAATGGTTTACCGCTTGAGATCTATGCGTTTACTAATACTGTGGTGTGGCTGGAATATGAAAGCATTCAGGCTGATATATTCGACCACATATTTGCCATCGTCGAAGAGTTTGGTCTGCGACTTCATCAGTCACCAACCAGCAATGATATTCGCTCCCTGGCAGAAGCATTTAAGCAGTAA
- the pheP gene encoding phenylalanine transporter, protein MKNASTVSEDTASNQEPTLHRGLHNRHIQLIALGGAIGTGLFLGIGPAIQMAGPAVLLGYGVAGIIAFLIMRQLGEMVVEEPVSGSFAHFAYKYWGPFAGFLSGWNYWVMFVLVGMAELTAAGIYMQYWFPDVPTWVWAAAFFIIINAVNLVNVRLYGETEFWFALIKVLAIIGMIGFGLWLLFSGHGGEKASIDNLWRFGGFFATGWNGLILSLAVIMFSFGGLELIGITAAEARDPEKSIPKAVNQVVYRILLFYIGSLVVLLALYPWVEVKSNSSPFVMIFHNLDSNVVASALNFVILVASLSVYNSGVYSNSRMLFGLSVQGNAPKFLTRVSRRGVPINSLMLSGAITSLVVLINYLLPQKAFGLLMALVVATLLLNWIMICLAHLRFRAAMRRQGRETQFKALLYPFGNYLCIAFLGMILLLMCTMDDMRLSAILLPVWIVFLFVAFKTLRRKAK, encoded by the coding sequence GTGAAAAACGCGTCAACCGTATCGGAAGATACCGCGTCGAATCAAGAGCCGACGCTTCATCGGGGATTACATAACCGTCATATTCAACTGATTGCGCTGGGCGGTGCAATTGGTACTGGTCTGTTTCTTGGCATTGGCCCGGCGATTCAGATGGCGGGGCCGGCCGTGTTGCTGGGCTACGGCGTCGCCGGGATCATCGCTTTCCTGATTATGCGCCAGCTTGGCGAGATGGTGGTTGAGGAGCCGGTTTCCGGTTCGTTTGCCCACTTTGCTTATAAATACTGGGGACCGTTTGCAGGCTTCCTTTCCGGCTGGAACTATTGGGTAATGTTCGTGCTGGTGGGAATGGCAGAGCTGACCGCTGCGGGCATCTATATGCAGTACTGGTTCCCGGATGTTCCTACGTGGGTCTGGGCCGCCGCCTTCTTTATTATCATCAACGCCGTTAACCTGGTGAACGTGCGCTTGTATGGCGAAACCGAGTTCTGGTTTGCGCTGATTAAAGTGCTGGCGATTATCGGCATGATCGGTTTTGGTCTGTGGCTGCTGTTTTCTGGTCACGGTGGCGAGAAAGCCAGTATCGATAACCTCTGGCGCTTTGGTGGTTTCTTTGCCACTGGCTGGAATGGGCTGATTTTGTCGCTGGCGGTGATCATGTTCTCCTTCGGCGGCCTGGAGCTGATTGGGATCACTGCCGCTGAAGCGCGCGATCCGGAAAAAAGCATCCCGAAGGCGGTAAATCAGGTGGTTTATCGTATCTTGCTGTTTTATATCGGTTCGCTGGTGGTATTACTGGCGCTCTACCCGTGGGTGGAAGTGAAATCTAACAGTAGCCCGTTTGTGATGATTTTCCATAACCTCGACAGCAACGTGGTGGCTTCTGCGCTGAACTTCGTCATTCTGGTGGCATCGCTGTCAGTGTATAACAGCGGGGTTTACTCTAACAGCCGGATGCTGTTTGGCCTTTCCGTCCAGGGTAACGCACCGAAGTTCCTTACCCGTGTTAGCCGTCGCGGCGTGCCGATCAACTCGCTGATGCTTTCCGGGGCGATCACCTCACTGGTGGTGTTGATCAACTATCTGTTGCCGCAAAAAGCGTTTGGTTTGCTGATGGCACTGGTGGTGGCAACCTTGCTGTTGAACTGGATTATGATCTGCCTGGCGCATCTGCGTTTTCGTGCAGCGATGCGACGTCAGGGGCGTGAAACACAGTTTAAGGCGCTGCTCTATCCGTTTGGCAACTATCTTTGCATTGCCTTCCTCGGCATGATTTTGCTGTTGATGTGCACGATGGATGATATGCGCTTGTCGGCAATTTTGCTGCCGGTGTGGATTGTGTTCCTGTTTGTGGCGTTTAAAACACTGCGCCGGAAAGCGAAATAA
- the cusA gene encoding Cu(+)/Ag(+) efflux RND transporter permease subunit CusA yields the protein MIEWIIRRSVANRFLVLMGALFLSIWGTWTIINTPVDALPDLSDVQVIIKTSYPGQAPQIVENQVTYPLTTTMLSVPGAKTVRGFSQFGDSYVYVIFEDGTDPYWARSRVLEYLNQVQGKLPAGVSAELGPDATGVGWIYEYALVDRSGKHDLADLRSLQDWFLKYELKTIPNVAEVASVGGVVKEYQVVIDPQRLAQYGISLAEVKSALDASNQEAGGSSIELAEAEYMVRASGYLQTLDDFNHIVLKASENGVPVYLRDVAKVQVGPEMRRGIAELNGEGEVAGGVVILRSGKNAREVIAAVKDKLEALKSSLPEGVEIVTTYDRSQLIDRAIDNLSGKLLEEFIVVAVVCALFLWHVRSALVAIISLPLGLCIAFIVMHFQGLNANIMSLGGIAIAVGAMVDAAIVMIENAHKRLEEWQHQHPDAPLDNKTRWQVITDASVEVGPALFISLLIITLSFIPIFTLEGQEGRLFGPLAFTKTYAMAGAALLAIVVIPILMGYWIRGKIPPESSNPLNRFLIRIYHPLLLKVLHRPKTTLLVAALSVLTVIWPLNKVGGEFLPQINEGDLLYMPSTLPGISAAEAASMLQKTDKLIISVPEVARVFGKTGKAETATDSAPLEMVETTIQLKPQDQWRPGMTMDKIIEELDNTVRLPGLANLWVPPIRNRIDMLSTGIKSPIGIKVSGNVLADIDAMAEQIEEVARTVPGVASALAERLEGGRYINVEINREKAARYGMTVADVQLFVTSAVGGAMVGETVEGIARYPINLRYPQSWRDSPQALRQLPILTPMKQQITLADVADVKVSGGPSMLKTENARPTSWIYIDARDRDMVSVVHDLQKAIAEKVQLKPGTSVAFSGQFELLERANHKLKLMVPMTLMIIFVLLYLAFRRVGEALLIISSVPFALVGGIWFLWWMGFHLSVATGTGFIALAGVAAEFGVVMLMYLRHAIEAEPSLDNPQTFSEQKLDEALYHGAVLRVRPKAMTVAVIIAGLLPILWGTGAGSEVMSRIAAPMIGGMITAPLLSLFIIPAAYKLMWLHRHRV from the coding sequence ATGATTGAATGGATTATTCGTCGCTCGGTGGCGAACCGTTTTCTGGTGCTGATGGGCGCATTGTTTCTGAGTATCTGGGGCACCTGGACCATTATTAACACGCCAGTGGATGCACTGCCGGATCTCTCCGATGTGCAGGTGATTATTAAAACCAGTTACCCCGGTCAGGCACCACAAATCGTTGAAAATCAGGTCACTTATCCGCTAACCACTACCATGCTGTCGGTGCCGGGCGCGAAGACAGTGCGCGGTTTCTCGCAGTTTGGCGACTCTTATGTGTATGTCATTTTCGAAGATGGCACCGATCCGTACTGGGCGCGCTCGCGGGTGCTGGAGTACCTCAACCAGGTGCAGGGTAAGCTGCCTGCGGGTGTCAGTGCCGAGTTGGGGCCAGATGCCACGGGCGTTGGCTGGATTTATGAATACGCGCTGGTGGATCGCAGCGGGAAGCACGATCTGGCTGATTTACGCTCATTGCAGGACTGGTTTCTTAAATATGAGCTAAAAACCATCCCCAATGTTGCGGAAGTGGCATCGGTGGGCGGTGTGGTAAAAGAGTATCAGGTAGTTATCGATCCTCAGCGCCTGGCGCAATATGGCATCAGTCTCGCAGAAGTGAAAAGTGCGCTGGATGCCTCAAACCAGGAAGCAGGCGGTTCGTCGATTGAACTGGCGGAAGCAGAGTATATGGTACGTGCCAGTGGCTATCTGCAAACGCTCGACGACTTTAATCACATCGTTTTAAAAGCCAGTGAAAATGGTGTTCCCGTTTATCTGCGTGATGTAGCGAAGGTTCAGGTTGGGCCGGAAATGCGCCGGGGTATTGCGGAGCTGAACGGCGAAGGCGAAGTGGCGGGTGGGGTCGTTATCCTGCGCTCCGGCAAAAACGCCCGTGAAGTTATTGCCGCCGTGAAGGACAAACTGGAAGCGCTGAAAAGCAGCCTGCCGGAAGGCGTGGAGATAGTTACAACATACGATCGCAGCCAGCTTATTGACCGCGCTATCGACAATCTCAGCGGCAAGCTGCTGGAAGAGTTTATTGTGGTGGCGGTAGTCTGTGCGCTGTTCCTCTGGCATGTGCGCTCGGCGCTGGTGGCGATTATTTCGTTGCCGCTGGGGTTGTGTATTGCTTTTATTGTCATGCACTTTCAGGGGCTGAACGCCAATATTATGTCGCTGGGCGGTATTGCGATTGCCGTCGGGGCGATGGTCGATGCCGCTATCGTCATGATCGAGAATGCCCATAAACGGTTGGAAGAGTGGCAGCATCAGCATCCTGACGCCCCGCTGGATAATAAAACACGCTGGCAGGTGATCACCGATGCTTCTGTTGAAGTAGGGCCAGCGCTGTTTATCAGTTTGCTGATTATTACGTTGTCGTTTATCCCGATCTTCACCCTTGAAGGACAGGAAGGGCGTTTGTTTGGTCCACTGGCGTTCACTAAAACCTATGCGATGGCGGGGGCTGCGCTGCTGGCGATCGTGGTGATCCCGATCCTGATGGGTTACTGGATCCGTGGCAAAATTCCGCCAGAAAGTAGTAATCCGCTCAACCGCTTTTTGATTCGGATTTACCATCCGCTGTTGCTGAAAGTATTGCACCGGCCAAAAACCACACTGCTGGTGGCGGCGCTTTCGGTGCTGACGGTAATCTGGCCGCTCAATAAAGTTGGCGGCGAATTTTTACCGCAGATCAATGAAGGGGACTTGCTGTATATGCCTTCGACGCTACCGGGGATTTCCGCGGCGGAAGCGGCGAGTATGCTGCAAAAAACTGACAAGCTGATCATAAGCGTGCCGGAAGTGGCGCGGGTATTTGGCAAGACCGGGAAAGCGGAAACGGCAACTGATTCTGCTCCGCTGGAGATGGTAGAAACGACCATTCAACTTAAGCCGCAGGATCAGTGGCGGCCAGGTATGACGATGGACAAAATCATCGAAGAGCTGGATAACACAGTGCGGCTGCCGGGGCTGGCAAATCTGTGGGTGCCGCCAATCCGTAACCGTATCGATATGCTCTCGACCGGCATTAAAAGTCCCATCGGGATTAAGGTTTCCGGCAACGTGCTGGCGGATATCGACGCGATGGCGGAACAAATCGAAGAAGTGGCGCGAACGGTGCCTGGCGTGGCTTCTGCGCTTGCCGAACGCCTGGAAGGTGGGCGCTATATCAACGTTGAGATTAACCGCGAAAAAGCCGCGCGTTACGGTATGACGGTGGCGGATGTGCAGTTGTTTGTGACATCCGCAGTGGGCGGAGCGATGGTTGGCGAAACGGTGGAAGGGATTGCTCGTTACCCGATTAATCTGCGTTATCCACAAAGCTGGCGCGACAGCCCGCAGGCGCTGCGACAGCTACCGATTCTGACGCCGATGAAACAGCAAATCACCCTTGCTGACGTTGCTGACGTCAAAGTCTCTGGCGGACCGTCAATGCTGAAAACCGAGAATGCGCGACCGACGAGCTGGATTTATATCGACGCTCGCGACCGTGACATGGTGTCGGTGGTTCACGATCTGCAAAAAGCGATTGCCGAGAAAGTGCAGTTGAAACCGGGCACTAGTGTGGCGTTCTCCGGGCAGTTCGAGTTACTGGAGCGCGCGAACCATAAGCTGAAACTCATGGTGCCGATGACGTTGATGATCATTTTCGTGCTGTTATATCTGGCGTTCCGTCGCGTAGGCGAAGCGTTGTTGATTATCAGTAGTGTACCGTTTGCGCTGGTGGGCGGTATCTGGTTCCTGTGGTGGATGGGCTTTCATCTTTCCGTGGCAACGGGCACCGGTTTTATCGCTCTCGCCGGAGTCGCTGCCGAGTTTGGTGTGGTGATGTTGATGTATTTACGTCACGCCATAGAGGCAGAGCCGTCGCTGGATAATCCGCAAACCTTTAGTGAACAGAAGCTGGATGAGGCGTTGTATCACGGCGCGGTACTGCGCGTGCGCCCAAAAGCGATGACGGTAGCGGTGATTATCGCTGGTCTGCTGCCGATTCTGTGGGGAACAGGGGCGGGTTCCGAAGTGATGAGTCGCATCGCTGCGCCGATGATTGGCGGTATGATCACCGCACCGTTGCTGTCGCTGTTTATTATCCCGGCGGCGTATAAGTTGATGTGGCTGCACCGTCATCGGGTTTAG
- the cusB gene encoding Cu(+)/Ag(+) efflux RND transporter periplasmic adaptor subunit CusB, producing MKKIALIIGSMIAGGIISAAGFTWFSQAEQPAEKTPTAECKILFWYDPMYPNTRFDKPGKSPFMDMDLVPKYADEENSASGVRIDPTQTQNLGVKTATVTRGSLTFAQSFPANVSYNEYQFAIVQARAAGFIDKVYPLTVGDKVKKGAPLLELTIPDWVEAQSEYLLLRETGGTATQIEGILERLRLAEMPEADIRRLIATQKIQTRFTLKAPIDGVITAFDLRAGMNIAKDNVVAKIQGMNPVWVTAAIPESIAWLVKDASQFTLTVPARPDKTLTIRKWTLLPGVDAATRTLQLRLEVDNAEEALKPGMNAWLQLNTASEPMLLIPSQALIDTGSEQRVITVDADGRFVPKRVSVFQASQGITALRSGLAEGEKVVSSGLFLIDSEANISGALERMRSESATHAH from the coding sequence ATGAAAAAAATCGCGCTTATTATCGGCAGCATGATCGCGGGCGGTATTATTTCCGCGGCAGGTTTTACCTGGTTTTCCCAGGCGGAACAGCCAGCAGAAAAAACACCAACCGCAGAATGTAAAATTTTATTCTGGTATGACCCGATGTATCCCAATACGCGGTTCGATAAACCGGGTAAATCACCGTTTATGGATATGGATCTGGTGCCGAAATATGCCGATGAAGAGAATTCTGCGTCTGGTGTACGTATTGACCCGACCCAGACGCAGAATCTGGGGGTGAAAACGGCCACCGTCACGCGCGGGTCGTTGACGTTTGCCCAGAGTTTCCCGGCAAACGTCAGTTACAACGAGTATCAGTTTGCTATTGTGCAGGCCCGCGCCGCCGGGTTTATCGACAAGGTTTATCCGCTTACCGTGGGCGATAAAGTGAAAAAGGGCGCGCCGCTTCTCGAGCTGACTATTCCCGACTGGGTGGAAGCGCAGAGTGAGTATTTACTGCTACGTGAAACCGGCGGTACGGCGACCCAGATCGAAGGCATTCTTGAGCGGCTGCGACTGGCGGAAATGCCGGAGGCCGATATTCGTCGCTTGATCGCCACGCAAAAAATCCAGACTCGCTTTACGCTCAAAGCGCCCATTGATGGCGTGATCACCGCGTTTGATCTGCGCGCGGGAATGAATATCGCCAAAGATAACGTGGTAGCGAAAATTCAGGGTATGAACCCGGTGTGGGTCACTGCCGCGATCCCGGAGTCCATCGCCTGGCTGGTGAAAGATGCCTCGCAGTTTACGCTCACCGTTCCGGCGCGACCCGATAAAACGCTCACCATTCGCAAATGGACGCTGCTACCCGGCGTGGATGCCGCGACCCGCACGCTGCAACTGCGTCTGGAAGTCGACAACGCCGAAGAGGCGCTAAAACCGGGAATGAACGCCTGGTTGCAACTCAATACCGCCAGCGAACCGATGCTGCTGATTCCGTCACAGGCGCTGATCGACACCGGCAGCGAACAGCGGGTGATTACCGTTGATGCCGACGGGCGTTTTGTTCCGAAACGCGTTTCCGTTTTCCAGGCATCACAAGGTATCACCGCGCTACGCTCTGGTCTGGCGGAAGGTGAAAAGGTGGTTTCCAGCGGGCTGTTTCTGATTGATTCCGAAGCCAATATTTCTGGTGCGCTGGAGCGGATGCGCTCTGAAAGTGCTACCCATGCGCATTGA
- the cusF gene encoding Cu(+)/Ag(+) efflux RND transporter periplasmic metallochaperone CusF: MKKTLQVAMFSLFTVIGFNAQANEHHHETMSEAQPQVISATGVVKGVDLESKKITIHHDPIAAVNWPEMTMCFTITPQTKMSEIKTGDKVAFNFVQQGNLSLLQDIKISQ; encoded by the coding sequence ATGAAAAAGACACTGCAAGTCGCAATGTTCAGTCTGTTTACTGTTATTGGCTTTAATGCGCAGGCTAACGAACATCATCATGAAACGATGAGCGAAGCACAACCGCAGGTAATTAGCGCCACCGGTGTGGTAAAAGGTGTTGATCTGGAAAGCAAAAAAATCACTATCCATCACGATCCGATTGCTGCCGTGAACTGGCCGGAGATGACCATGTGTTTTACCATCACCCCGCAGACGAAAATGAGCGAAATTAAAACCGGTGACAAAGTGGCGTTTAATTTTGTCCAGCAGGGCAACCTTTCTTTATTACAGGATATTAAAATCAGCCAGTAA
- the cusC gene encoding Cu(+)/Ag(+) efflux RND transporter outer membrane channel CusC, producing the protein MSHCKLLTLCVALALSGCSLAPDYQRPAMPVPQQFSLSQNSLINPVDNYQSAGWRTFFVDNQVKTLISEALANNRDLRMAALKVQEARAQYRLTDADRYPQLNGEGSGNWSGNLKGNTATTREFSTGLNASFDLDFFGRLKNMSEAERQNYLATEEARRAVHILLVSNVAQSYYNQQLAYAQLQIAEETLRNYQQSYAFVEKQLLTGSSNVLALEQARGVIESTRSDIAKRQGELAQANNALQLLLGRYGKLPQAQAANSDSLQSVKLPVGLSSQILLQRPDIMEAEHALMAANANIGAARAAFFPSISLTSGISTASSDLSSLFNASSGMWNFIPKIEIPIFNAGRNQANLDIAEIRQQQSVVNYEQKIQNAFKEVADALALRQSLNDQISAQQRYLASLQITLQRARTLYQHGAVSYLEVLDAERSLFATRQTLLDLNYARQVNEVSLYTALGGGWQQ; encoded by the coding sequence ATGTCTCATTGTAAACTCCTGACACTTTGTGTGGCCCTCGCGCTAAGTGGTTGCTCACTGGCACCGGATTATCAGCGCCCGGCAATGCCCGTGCCGCAGCAGTTTTCGTTAAGTCAGAACAGCCTGATCAACCCGGTCGATAATTACCAGAGTGCGGGCTGGCGCACCTTTTTTGTTGATAATCAGGTGAAGACGCTGATTAGCGAGGCGCTGGCGAATAACCGGGATTTGCGTATGGCGGCGCTAAAAGTGCAGGAGGCGCGGGCGCAATATCGACTGACCGATGCCGATCGCTACCCGCAACTCAACGGCGAGGGTAGCGGCAACTGGAGCGGTAATCTTAAAGGCAATACCGCCACGACACGGGAGTTCTCGACTGGCCTTAACGCCAGTTTTGACCTCGATTTTTTCGGTCGCTTAAAGAACATGAGCGAAGCCGAGCGACAAAATTATTTAGCTACTGAGGAAGCCCGGCGCGCGGTGCATATTCTGCTGGTTTCGAATGTCGCGCAAAGCTATTACAACCAGCAACTGGCTTATGCGCAATTGCAAATAGCCGAAGAAACGCTGCGTAATTATCAACAGTCATATGCGTTTGTCGAAAAACAACTGTTAACCGGTAGCAGCAATGTTCTGGCGCTGGAACAGGCTCGTGGGGTGATTGAAAGTACCCGTAGCGATATTGCTAAACGTCAGGGGGAACTGGCGCAGGCGAATAATGCGTTGCAACTGTTATTGGGACGCTACGGCAAGCTGCCGCAAGCGCAGGCAGCAAACAGCGACAGCTTGCAAAGCGTTAAATTACCGGTGGGTTTGTCATCGCAAATCTTATTGCAACGCCCGGATATTATGGAAGCCGAACATGCATTAATGGCGGCCAATGCCAATATTGGCGCTGCACGCGCGGCATTTTTTCCGTCTATAAGCCTGACCAGCGGAATATCAACCGCCAGCAGCGATCTGTCGTCATTATTTAACGCCAGCAGCGGGATGTGGAATTTTATCCCCAAAATTGAGATCCCCATTTTTAATGCCGGACGTAACCAGGCCAATCTGGATATCGCTGAAATTCGCCAGCAGCAGTCGGTGGTGAATTATGAACAGAAAATCCAGAACGCCTTTAAAGAAGTGGCCGATGCGCTGGCGTTACGCCAAAGCCTGAATGATCAAATCAGCGCTCAGCAGCGTTATCTGGCGTCGTTGCAAATTACCCTGCAACGGGCGCGGACGTTATATCAGCACGGCGCGGTAAGTTATCTGGAAGTGCTGGATGCCGAACGTTCTTTATTTGCTACCCGACAAACCTTACTCGACCTGAATTATGCCCGTCAGGTTAACGAAGTTTCCTTATATACCGCTCTGGGTGGCGGTTGGCAGCAATAA
- the cusR gene encoding copper response regulator transcription factor CusR, with product MKLLIVEDEKKTGEYLTKGLTEAGFVVDLADNGLNGYHLAMTGDYDLIILDIMLPDVNGWDIVRMLRSANKGMPILLLSALGTIEHRVKGLELGADDYLVKPFAFAELLARVRTLLRRGAAVIIESQFQVADLMVDLVSRKVTRSGTRITLTSKEFTLLEFFLRHQGEVLPRSLIASQVWDMNFDSDTNAIDVAVKRLRGKIDNDFEPKLIQTVRGVGYMLEVPDGQ from the coding sequence ATGAAACTGTTGATTGTCGAAGATGAAAAGAAAACCGGCGAATATCTGACCAAAGGGTTAACCGAAGCCGGTTTTGTGGTCGATTTGGCCGATAACGGACTTAACGGCTACCATCTGGCGATGACTGGAGATTACGACCTGATAATCCTCGATATTATGCTGCCAGACGTGAACGGCTGGGATATCGTGCGCATGTTGCGTTCTGCCAACAAAGGGATGCCGATTCTGCTGCTCAGCGCGCTGGGTACGATTGAACATCGCGTCAAGGGGCTGGAGCTGGGAGCGGATGATTATCTGGTGAAGCCATTCGCTTTTGCTGAACTGCTGGCGCGGGTGCGCACCTTACTGCGGCGCGGAGCGGCGGTGATTATCGAAAGCCAGTTTCAGGTTGCCGACCTGATGGTCGATCTTGTCAGCCGCAAAGTCACCCGTAGCGGCACGCGTATCACTTTGACCAGTAAAGAATTTACCCTGCTGGAGTTTTTCCTCCGTCATCAGGGCGAAGTACTGCCCCGCTCGCTTATCGCTTCACAGGTATGGGACATGAATTTTGACAGCGACACCAACGCCATTGATGTGGCGGTGAAGCGACTGCGCGGCAAAATCGACAATGATTTTGAGCCAAAACTGATTCAAACCGTGCGTGGCGTGGGTTACATGCTTGAGGTGCCGGATGGCCAATAA